The genomic region TCCAATTCAAAAAGTTTtgagcatcagtaaatgttttgACCTTTTGTAATTGTTATGTATGATTCCCTTAATTGTCCTCAGTTTACAAAAAAGATggattcagttattattttgtcttgtagagtatataaacatctgttatgtgaattagcttattcaaaataaaatgcaattttcatgatccctcttattttgtttaaaattatattcTGCAACAGATATGTAAACTTATGTGCacaacggtgtgtgtgtgtgtatatatatatatatatatatacatatatataaaccaGTATAGATTTCATACACACATTCTTCCTAAATGTTGATCTTCTGCTTCTGCTTTCTATATAATGAGCTTCATTGTAACGATATAATAATATAGTAGACAGATGTAGTAGACTAGAGTCTGAATGTGAAATGTGAATTATTTGATCAAGATAGGTTCTGTACTGCCCTGAACTGTGTTTTTTGATTTTCACCTTCTGATGAGAttaaaaataattgcattttaatttaaatttctttaACAAACCTGTATAAACGTCTTTGTTACGCaaccttataatgcaataattgcataattattatttttttattagattgcAGAAATTAATTTCTCCTAGAATTAACAAACAAAATTTGACCTAGAATTAATTAACTAACGTTTGTTTTCCCGATCAGCTCTAACGTAGACTGCGCCGTCCGGCGTGCATCTGACGTCACCGCGTCTGGTCGCGTCCGCCAGCTGTCCGCTAGCGAGCGCCAGTCAGTTAGCCATCCTTGAGCCTTCCCTTCTCACTTCATCTAACTATGGTCTGAAGAGGAAACCATGAATCTCCGAGGCGTTTTTCAAGATTTCAACCCTAGGTAAGAACTGTGTGTTTTTTAGCGAACGATGAAACCCAGCGCTTTGTTTTTAATGCGCTACCATTCACTCTGTTAGCTTAACGTTAGCTGATAATGTTCACCGCGCAggccttttgtttttgttttcacgcAGTTTAGCAGCATTAAACAGTGAAGCGAGCGGATTGTTGTTCTGTGTCTCAGTCAGGCCCGTCTCGTGATCCTGACAGAAATAGGTTTGACATATGTGTAAAGCTCGTGCTCTGACCgcatgtgtgttgttgttgttgtggtccTGCAGTAAGTTCCTGATCTACGCCTGTCTGCTGCTCTTCTCCGTGCTGCTGTCTCTGAGGCTGGATGGTGTCATCCAGTGGAGCTACTGGGCTGTGTTTGCGCCCATCTGGCTCTGGAAGCTCATGGTCATCATCGGGGCTTCTGTGGGCACCGGGGTTTGGGCACACAACCCACAGTACAGGTCAGACACAACTCTCTCCTGCTTATGATCACGGGTGTGTGGCTTGTAGGATTGAGTCTCTAATGAAGACGCTTATTATTACTGTATCATATCTGATGCATGGATTGCAGAGGCCTTTAGATGATCAGAACTGCTGAAAAACTTTGACTGAAACACCTTTAAGTGAAACACCTTTGGTAACAGTTTAGATTGGGGAACAGAATCACCTAGTTGCTTGTTagtatgcatattactagaatattggcTGTTATGTGCAAATTGAccctaaatatttaaatacatcaaTGCATTTCTCAAATTGATAATATATATAGACTTTTTTTACTTACCAATctgatatttttatgtaattattattattataataattattattattattatttttgtcctcAGTTTCTGAGATCATCATCCAAATATTGCCCTAACACCTGACTCCCAGTGTTTCTTTTGCTCTAGACAGAGAATGAATGTCCCCACAAGAACAGAAAAATGAAACCTGAAATGTTTGACATTGTGGAGACATTTAgttggtccccatgaggaaaacagCTTGGATTTTTGTGTGTgggaatgtaaaaatgtaaaaaaaaaaaaaaatgcatgtctaTGGAAAGTCCTCATATAATAGGGAAACCCAACAACAATCATTTTTTGATAGATGCTTGTAAAAATATGTGTACAGTGTTGGTGAACACATTTTTGTAGATAATGGTATATGAAACTTTGTAAAGGACAAAAATTGGCCTTCATATGCTGTACGGCCAAGGCATAAATGATATTTACTCCTTCAATACTTTGTCTTGAGAGGCAATAGAGCCTCTCATGAGAGAGATTCATCAGGAAAAGGtaaaacactattttaaaaaaatattctgcatataatgttgttttttttcaccaaaaaataaaaaagtggtgGGGTCAAAATGTACACAggcatttttaaaactttgtAACACAAGATGTGCATgtttatgaatttgtatgatgCATTTAGCAAAGGTCAGAaagtatataattaatatatatagagAAGTCAGAGTTGCTCTGTTGTCAATCTGACCCTAGACATAACATGAGGGTTTATGCTTTATTCTGCATGAATAATCTCTCAATTAtagtattgcattgcattgcatttataTGTTTTGTACAGTAGACGACGGTAAATACAGTAAAGGTCCCTGATATGCTATGTGTACACCGAATCAAAATGTGTAATGATTTGTTTAACATTATCCAGCTATAGATGTAGTCTTTGTGAGAATGCCACATCATGATGCATttatgacttaaagggatagttcgcccaaaaaataaaattctgtcatcatttactaactctcatgttgtttcaaacctgtaagagaTTCCAAAGAGtagatggtagccattgacttcttttgtgttcagccgAAGAAATAAACTCGtaccggtttggaacaacataagggtgagtaaataacaacaggattttcattttggggtgagctaTCTCTTTAAGGAAGTGTGATTTTGTGCTTCATGCAGTAAGTTGTTGTCTTTAGGGCTGAGGGTGAGACGTGTGTGGAGTTTAAGGCCATGCTGATCGCTGTGGGGATCCACCTGCTCCTGCTCACCTTCGAGGTGCTGGTGTGTGACCGTGTGCAGCGGGGCTCACACTTCTGGCTCCTGGTCTTCATGCCGCTCTTCTTCGTCTCGCCCGTGTCAGTGGCGGCGTGCGTGTGGGGGTTCAGACACGACCGATCGCTCGAGGTATCAGCTGTGATTACAAACACAGAGGAACATTTTTCTGGAACACACTAAGTCGACCAAATTATGTTGAACTTGAGGTTATATTTcatgccaaaataaaaataagaaattatatctCATGCATAGAAATTAAATTGCATTTACATAGGTTCATGAAAATGTAGTTATTCCCATCTGTCGCGGTTGTTTTCATTGCTATAGTATCACACGGATATTTTTAATCTGTTAATATAACTAAATAGTGTACATAGGGGTGGGCGAAATGGAAAAAATATCATTTCACggttttatcacaattctttgtcatgttagggattacagccaaactaatttccctattataaagacaaagcctttcaaggtatCAAAAATAAAGATTGGCAGATATTTAGGTCAAAGAGGGCGAAAATAAAAatctgtgttatttttttataataaaagataaaagaatgacacATTACAACTATacataatgttcaaataaaacaaGCAGTTCTTTATTTTCAGGTAAAATCTATGTTTTTAGCAGAGCATTCAAGAAATGTaatgacaaatataaaaataaaacactttataagCTGATTCCTAAAGCAACGGTATTAATGTTCTTCAGTGCgtgagcagtgagtgatttttctctctgtgttttgttgttttattaacgttaaaggaatagctcatcaaaaaataaaagagaaagtcAGCTGTCTGTCgattctgtcatagtgttttatttttacaccaccatttactcactcaaaagtggttttaaacctgaaggagtttctttcttctgaacataaatgctacATACATAGAAAGCATAAAGCATCTACTTTAATCTTTCAAATaacatttgtgaaaataaaatgtcaaaacatgggtgaaataatgttctgtcatcattcagtgtaacagatatatttatgtaaaaatgaaacacTTATTCTGAGCTgaacttattaaaatatataaaagaataagtGATCCtactaaattttattttatcctgACAAAGGGGTCAAATCTAGTGGTTTGAAGGATAGTAGCAAAGACTAGTAAATGACAATTCATTAACATTTTAAGGGCTGCACTGTGATCCTGAAATAGATCTAAAGATTCTGCttctaaataatattaataataataatgtttattttctatAGCGCCTTTAAATGTAGATCTCAAAGCgctgaacaaaaacaaataatacactgtataaaataatacaacaagCAAAGATATGAAAAGAAATACAAATCAAAAtgacaacaaataaaaacaattaaaaaataaataaatagtacaaatgtttaattaaaagctACCCtaaaaaattagttttaataaGACTAGATTGAATGAACATTTTTTTTGGTATGTAAACTTTTGTTACACTAAATGACATTTTAGTGGCtgtcttctgtaaatcatagtaaaaatgcattatagtcattatttttttaaatgctaaatttaaacCTCTATTAATCTTTAGTTTTTATGCTTGAAaacctttttattagtttttcacatttatataaaaggtttatataaaacaaaaatgatgactttttattataattttgtattatagtaaagaaacaaaatataaaatattttttccatttttttttcttgcttctaAAACAATTATGGCTgcataatatatcaaaatatattactAATGTATATATCGCAAGGCATGCAATATCTGAATCATCTCAGTAACAGTCTGCTTCTATGCAGTGCAGtcagtcttaaagggacagcgcgCTGATAAATACGTGCTGCTGAATGTCACGAAAGTTAATCTAACAACAAAACACAGCtattaatctaaatttaatttcATACACTGAacactatgcagtgttattttacacttaattattacatttctgtacctgaatactACTCTTTATTTCATCTATTCTTGTTAATTgtgtatttgttctttttttttctttttactgacTGTTCACTTGCCTTCACTTTCTTTTTTCCAAGAAAAAATGTGAAGCATAGATtggttataaaatgttattttttgaaatactttaaaatatcatttgaatTGATTTTACACACTTTAAGCAATATCGCATCGCATATCAAATATCACATATTTCTGCAATATCGCACAGCCTAATAAACAAtgttttcttatttctttcttttcgtgttttattttttattttgtatgacCCACAGTGTCATTCACCCACATGATACCAATCATATCTCTCTAAGCTAAGAAGTGAATCATACCTGATTGTAAACTCTTACTCTGTGTTGTTTCACCAGCTGGAGATTCTGTGCTCTGTAAATATTCTTCAGTTCATCTTCATCGCTTTGAGACTGGATAAGATCATCAGCTGGCCGTGGTTGGTAAGGACGCCAGCTACACTGATTCACTTCTGCCAAATCATCGTTCACCTGTAGCTCTGCTGTTATCATCTCTGTGCCTTGTTCTGAGAgtaagagcagtgtgtgtgtgttccaggtGGTGTGTGTGCCGCTGTGGATCCTCATGTCCTTCTTGTGTCTGGTGGTGCTGTATTACATTGTCTGGTCTGTGCTCTTCCTGCGGTCCATGGATGTCATCGCAGAGCAGCGGCGCACACACATCACGATGGCGATCAGCTGGATGACCATAGTGGTGCCCCTGCTTACTTTTGAGGTCTGATTCCAACAGCGTTCATTTTttacttgattgtgtttatgcaCGAAGTAAGCTAAACCAGTCTAGAAACATATACAGAACtagtttttaataacttttttattcatggatttatttatttttgcacatcagtaactaaatcattatatatatatttaatttaaaactttgGGGTCAGTTTTGCTCACTGAGctggcatttatttaattaaaaaaacagtaaaaacagtaatattctgaaaaaatataacggtttaaagtaactgttttctatttgtatatattttaagttgtaatttatttctgtgatgcgcagctgtatttccagcatcattcctccagtcttcagtgtcacatgatcttcagaaatcattttaatatgatgatttactgctcaagaaacatttctgattattatcagcaTTGAAAATTGATTGTGATTGAAAATGAAAGCAGTTGTTCtgcttatttttgtggaaaccgtaatacattttttgattaattaaaaatgcaaaagaacacttaagatcattttaatgcatccttgatgaatgcattaatttctttaaaaaaaaagtatcaccatAATCACAGTCCATCTGATCAGAACtattatgaaaaatgttttacttaGTTTTTATTAGATGACAGCTGCTAGCAACTTACGATTAACTGACATACTGCTATTTTCTAGTGTTTTTACCATGAGCAAAGTGTCTGCCGTAGGGACAGTATGCCAAACTTTGATAGATTACAAAGCAGAAAAAATtagatttcaaattcaaattttgcAATAATGTTTAATGTAAGGTCATTAAATGACCTGTTAATGTCTAAAATGGCATTTGTATACCATATAACAATCTCTTGTTGTGCAACAGGAGCAGTAGTAGCTCCACTTCACTTAATGTATTTCCATTATTTAAATATGGCTATAACACTCCCGAAACAGAGATTGAGAATGCTGTGTCTGCACTAAAGTCACCAGTTTGGCTGCCCTGTAAAGTGCGAAAATAACCAGCTGACAAGACTTAGACTACCAAGATTGTTGCTTCTCGAGATATTCATCAGGTAGCATCTCATTAGAAAGCATGCCTTGACACCAAAGGTCTCCATATGTTTATGA from Carassius carassius chromosome 47, fCarCar2.1, whole genome shotgun sequence harbors:
- the tmem185 gene encoding transmembrane protein 185-like isoform X2, yielding MVIIGASVGTGVWAHNPQYRAEGETCVEFKAMLIAVGIHLLLLTFEVLVCDRVQRGSHFWLLVFMPLFFVSPVSVAACVWGFRHDRSLELEILCSVNILQFIFIALRLDKIISWPWLVVCVPLWILMSFLCLVVLYYIVWSVLFLRSMDVIAEQRRTHITMAISWMTIVVPLLTFEVLLVHKLDGHYNSNYVPVFVPLWVSLLTLMVTTFGQKGGNHWWFGIRKDFCQFLLELFPFLREYGNISYDLHHEDSEVSEELPIHEVPKIPPIFRKKTGVVITQSPGKYFVPPPKLCIDMPD
- the tmem185 gene encoding transmembrane protein 185-like isoform X1; its protein translation is MNLRGVFQDFNPSKFLIYACLLLFSVLLSLRLDGVIQWSYWAVFAPIWLWKLMVIIGASVGTGVWAHNPQYRAEGETCVEFKAMLIAVGIHLLLLTFEVLVCDRVQRGSHFWLLVFMPLFFVSPVSVAACVWGFRHDRSLELEILCSVNILQFIFIALRLDKIISWPWLVVCVPLWILMSFLCLVVLYYIVWSVLFLRSMDVIAEQRRTHITMAISWMTIVVPLLTFEVLLVHKLDGHYNSNYVPVFVPLWVSLLTLMVTTFGQKGGNHWWFGIRKDFCQFLLELFPFLREYGNISYDLHHEDSEVSEELPIHEVPKIPPIFRKKTGVVITQSPGKYFVPPPKLCIDMPD